The proteins below come from a single Chrysoperla carnea chromosome 1, inChrCarn1.1, whole genome shotgun sequence genomic window:
- the LOC123291427 gene encoding WD repeat and HMG-box DNA-binding protein 1 translates to MTLKRRPLRYAHSNGYTDVCYSSDGKHLLTCGRDGDIRVWLGVEDDDPNSLLAGDYAQCVLLDDSNNIYVANDGLSVQILSFPDGKRMGILTKFTAHVNHIALDNTRKFLAAGSEDMTVHVVSLVDNKVIETISDIEGPVLSVALSPEGKHVAISSGDGSLKIWSVNEKTAIKEFNCVPCVNSFASATVLCRTSFEPTNGHYFAYPDVTEVVVIDTKNWSKFVSLSDPAAKGPFSVVAFSPCGNHIAAATSKGCISVWNVASQELIGSTPHPNKNDVCAMVWNPLGTGEIVYCDITGQLGAIEGCNGSSGSNIEKTSDTLMKTIEDISENFGLSDDDEDNENAISLEKLKASTTLGIGEDGALSDTGDDATVKESSRAQSRNSVDVPLISSLNRLQAPFQPSSTPSHLNERYLVWNDVGVVRAFAGDDTNPSFIDVNFHDINTHHLMHFRNVLGHTMSSLSTSCLALACEAPSKLVCITLSGNKEWQMDMPDGEEIICVTASETQVSVATDARMLRIFSIYGTQRDIVCIPGPVVAIASKANSIIVAYHNSVGIGDDQNIMLMIINIKGISMQTTEMKLPLTPGSSLAWLGFTNLGSPSAFDSRGMLRIFSPKSTAWHPVYDHSVKRKGVSDGLFIISIDEINQWINAISCKGSCYPPITPKPIMSEHRFFTPVCEPESDKSQIEDTFIRALHSQDKTGTILESALKLFTMAVGCDFEQRSFELAEMLISIPRFVEIAWKYASKRNRVTLADKLTELIEKKGEDDKEDELSDNEMISSIRDNRQELMCSLSTKENRNDKVMPENVLRPLPVKHDGNNRVVSCKSVDSEMESESSNLQDTPPSLMSMIGNSKSKRNPFSKNGKAPFRRHPNPFDVSGSVVQQNVQEPKVKTFGSTIGIKRKQPEEATVNVDAQEGKKQSKLSHFAFSKTPSE, encoded by the exons ATGACACTAAAACGTCGTCCTTTAAGATATGCACATTCTAATGGTTATACAGATGTGTGTTACTCTAGTGATGGGaa acACTTATTAACGTGTGGTCGGGATGGAGATATCCGAGTTTGGTTAGGTGTAGAAGATGATGATCCAAATTCGTTATTAGCCGGAGATTATGCCCAATGTGTGCTGCTGGATGATagcaataatatatatgtagcgAACGATGGGTTGAGTGTACAAATTTTATCTTTCCCCGATGGAAAACGAATGgggattttaacaaaattcacaGCTCATGTTAATCATATTGCGCTTGATAACACACGAAAA tttttagcTGCAGGCAGTGAAGATATGACTGTACATGTAGTTTCTTTAGTTGATAATAAAGTTATTGAAACGATATCCGACATTGAAGGCCCTGTATTAAGCGTTGCACTAAGCCCTGAAGGAAAACATGTTGCTATAAGTTCTGGAGACGgttcattaaaaatatggtCTGTTAACGAAAAAACTGCTATAAAAGAATTCAATTGTGTACCCTGTGTAAACAGTTTTGCAAGTGCAACCGTTTTAT gtcGGACGAGTTTTGAACCAACAAATGGTCATTATTTTGCATATCCAGATGTAACTGAAGTGGTTgttattgatacaaaaaattggtcaaaatttGTATCGTTAAGTGATCCTGCTGCAAAAGGTCCTTTTAGTGTAGTCGCATTTTCGCCATGTGGAAATCATATAGCTGCAGCTACTTCCAAAGGTTGTATTAGTGTTTGGAATGTTGCCTCACAAGAACTGATTGGAAGTACGCCACATCCAAACAAGAACGATGTTTGCGCAATGGTTTGGAACCCATTAG GTACTGGTGAAATCGTTTATTGTGATATTACCGGTCAGTTAGGTGCGATAGAAGGTTGTAATGGTTCGTCTGGATCAAACATCGAAAAAACTTCGGATACTTTGATGAAAACAATTGAagatatttcagaaaattttggaCTTAGTGATGACGATGAAGATAACGAAAATGCAATATcactagaaaaattaaaagctaGTACTACATTAGGAATTGGAGAAGATGGTGCCTTAAGCGATACCGGCGATGACGCAACAGTTAAAG AGTCGTCTCGCGCCCAATCCCGAAATTCTGTCGATGTACCTTTAATTTCATCATTAAATCGTTTACAAGCCCCATTTCAACCCAGTTCCACACCAAGTCACTTAAATGAACGGTACTTGGTTTGGAATGATGTAGGAGTAGTCCGTGCCTTTGCTGGAGATGATACAAATCCTTCATTTATCGACGTTAATTTCCATGATATTAACACACATCATTTAATGCATTTTCGTAATGTTCTGGGTCATACTATGAGCTCATTGTCCACAAGTTGTTTGGCATTAGCCTGTGAAGCACCCAGTAAATTAGTTTGTATTACACTAAGTGGTAACAAGGAATGGCAAATGGATATGCCCGACGGAGAAGAAATCATATGCGTAACAGCATCAGAAACTCAGGTATCCGTTGCAACTGATGCTCGAATGCtacgaatattttcgatttatggAACCCAACGTGACATAGTTTGTATACCGGGACCAGTGGTTGCAATTGCTTCCAAAGCGAATTCAATTATTGTAGCCTACCATAATTCTGTAGGTATTGGCGATGATCAGAATATAATGTTGATGATAATTAATATCAAGG GAATTAGCATGCAAACAACTGAAATGAAATTACCGTTGACTCCAGGGTCATCGCTAGCTTGGTTAGGGTTTACAAACTTAGGATCACCATCTGCTTTTGATTCAAGAGGAATGCTACGAATATTTTCACCAAAATCAACAGCATGGCATCCTGTTTATGACCATTCTGTaaaa cGAAAAGGTGTATCTGatggtttatttataataagtatCGATGAAATTAATCAATGGATCAATGCAATATCTTGTAAAGGGTCCTGCTATCCCCCAATTACACCAAAACCAATTATGTCCGAGCATAGATTCTTTACTCCAGTCTGTGAACCGGAAAGTGATAAATCACAAATTGAAGATACCTTTATTCGAGCTTTACATTCACAGGATAAAACTGGAACTATTTTAGAATCAGCATTGAAACTGTTTAcg atGGCTGTCGGATGTGATTTCGAACAACGTTCTTTTGAACTGGCCGAAATGTTAATAAGTATACCGAGATTTGTTGAAATCGCATGGAAATATGCGTCAAAAAGAAATCGTGTTACGTTGGCTGATAAATTAAcagaattgattgaaaaaaaggGTGAAGATGATAAAGAAGATGAATTGTCTGATAACGAAATG ATTTCAAGTATACGTGATAATAGACAAGAGTTAATGTGTTCGTTATCGACAAAAGAAAATCGAAATGATAAAGTCATGCCAGAAAATGTTCTACGACCTCTTCCGGTAAAACACGATGGAAATAATCGTGTAGTTAGCTGTAAATCGGTAGATTCTGag atGGAATCAGAGTCTTCTAATTTACAAGATACGCCACCATCTTTGATGTCTATGATTGGTAATTCAAAAAGTAAACGTAATCCATTTAGTAAAAATGGTAAAGCACCATTTAGACGCCATCCAAATCCATTTGATGTTTCGGGTAGTGTAGTTCAACAAAATGTTCAAGAaccaaag gtGAAAACTTTCGGTTCCACAATTGGTATCAAACGTAAACAACCAGAAGAAGCTACAGTAAATGTTGATGCTCAAGAAggtaaaaaacaatcaaaattaagTCATTTTGCTTTCAGCAAAACTCCTTCAGAATAA
- the LOC123305687 gene encoding probable ATP-dependent RNA helicase DDX23 yields MAGDLKKRRSRSRERSDRDHRSKRSRSRSKERDARHQRRRSRSREKDSKRDYKYEESNRDKYYEKDRNDRDKDKKHKIKDKKSPTPDPEKIKDEKKLKDEMKQEKAKREPLSLEELLAKKKAEEEAKSKPVFLTKEQRAAEALKRRQEQVDNLRKQQSEDRKISMSKIDDLRKYDDREFRRPTHQDLMDKHKDKDKEKESEAIKERYLGIIKKKRRVRRLNDRKFVFDWDAGEDTSVDYNPLYKERHQVQFFGRGNLAGIDIKAQKRDQSKFYGELLEKRRTEAEKEQEKVRLKKVRRKEEKQQWDDRHWSEKRREEMTERDWRIFREDYNITIKGGRIPDPIRNWKESAIQKEILDIIEKVGYKEPTPIQRQAIPIGIQNRDIIGVAETGSGKTLAFLIPLLTWIQSLPKLERTEDSDQGPYALILAPTRELAQQIEDETNKFGQPLGIRTVVVVGGLSREEQGFRLRLGCEVVIATPGRLIDVLENRYLVLNQCTYIVLDEADRMIDMGFEPDVQKILEYMPVTNLKPDTEEAEDTTVLLANYNTKKKYRQTVMFTATMPPAVERLARTYLRRPAVVYIGSIGKPTERTEQIVHIMGESDKRKKLMEILSRGVEPPIIIFVNQKKGADVLAKGLEKLGYNACTLHGGKGQEQREYALATLKSGGKDILVATDVAGRGIDIKDVSMVINYDMAKTIEDYTHRIGRTGRAGKTGIAISFCTKDDSQLFYDLRLMLQASPVSTCPSELLNHPEAQHRPGAAPPQPKKRRDEKIFA; encoded by the coding sequence atggctggagatttaaaaaaacgtcgatCCAGATCTAGAGAACGATCAGATCGAGATCACCGTTCCAAACGTTCCCGTTCGCGCTCTAAAGAACGTGATGCAAGGCATCAACGTAGACGTTCTAGATCTCGTGAAAAAGACAGCAAGCGTGACTACAAATATGAAGAAAGTAATCgagataaatattatgaaaaggaTCGTAATGATCGTGATAAGgataaaaagcataaaattaaagataaaaaatcacCAACACCTGATcctgaaaaaattaaagatgagAAAAAACTTAAGGACGAAATGAAACAGGAAAAAGCGAAACGTGAACCATTATCGTTAGAAGAGCTCTTAGCAAAGAAGAAAGCGGAAGAAGAGGCTAAGAGTAAACCAGTATTTCTAACGAAAGAGCAACGAGCTGCTGAAGCACTAAAACGTCGTCAAGAGCAAGTTGATAATCTGCGAAAACAACAATCAGAAGATCGTAAAATATCCATGTCGAAAATCGACGATTTACGTAAATATGATGATCGAGAATTTCGTCGACCTACACATCAAGATCTAATGGACAAACACAAAGACAAAGACAAGGAAAAAGAAAGTGAAGCTATCAAAGAACGTTATTTGggtattataaagaaaaaacgcCGGGTTAGAAGATTAAACgatcgaaaatttgtatttgattggGATGCCGGGGAAGATACCAGCGTTGATTATAATCCTTTATACAAAGAACGTCATCAAGTACAATTTTTTGGACGTGGAAATTTAGCTGGAATTGATATAAAAGCTCAAAAACGTGATCAATCTAAATTTTATGGAGAATTACTTGAAAAACGACGAACAGAAGCTGAAAAAGAACAAGAGAAGGTTCGATTGAAGAAAGTACGCCGAAAAGAAGAGAAACAACAATGGGATGATCGTCATTGGAGCGAAAAACGGCGTGAGGAAATGACTGAACGTGATTGGCGTATATTCCGTGAAGATTACAATATTACAATTAAGGGAGGTCGAATTCCAGACCCAATACGAAATTGGAAAGAATCTGCAATTCAAAAAGAAATTCTTGATATCATCGAAAAAGTTGGATATAAGGAACCAACTCCAATTCAACGACAAGCTATACCAATTGGTATCCAAAACCGAGATATTATTGGTGTTGCTGAAACTGGTTCGGGTAAAACACTAGCATTCCTTATTCCATTATTAACTTGGATTCAAAGTTTACCTAAACTAGAAAGAACAGAGGATTCAGATCAAGGACCGTATGCATTAATTTTAGCTCCCACTCGTGAGTTAGCTCAACAAATTGAAGATGAAACTAATAAATTTGGACAACCTCTAGGTATACGAACTGTGGTTGTAGTGGGTGGTCTTAGCCGAGAAGAGCAAGGTTTTAGATTACGTTTAGGTTGCGAAGTAGTAATTGCAACCCCAGGTCGTTTAATCGATGTTCTCGAAAATCGTTATTTGGTTTTAAATCAATGTACATATATTGTCCTTGATGAAGCTGACCGTATGATTGACATGGGTTTCGAACCAGATGTccagaaaattttagaatatatgCCAGTTACAAATTTAAAACCAGATACAGAAGAAGCTGAAGATACCACAGTTTTGCTAGCGAATTACAACACTAAGAAAAAGTATCGACAAACTGTGATGTTTACAGCCACTATGCCCCCAGCTGTTGAACGATTAGCCCGAACATACTTACGTCGACCAGCTGTTGTTTATATTGGTTCGATTGGTAAACCAACAGAGCGAACAGAACAAATTGTACATATTATGGGTGAGAGTGATAAACGTAAGAAACTTATGGAAATTCTATCACGTGGGGTTGAACCTCCGATTATTATATTTGTCAACCAAAAGAAGGGTGCAGATGTTTTGGCTAAAGGTTTGGAAAAATTGGGATACAATGCGTGTACTTTGCATGGTGGTAAAGGTCAAGAACAAAGAGAGTACGCTTTGGCTACTTTGAAAAGTGGTGGTAAAGATATTTTGGTCGCTACGGATGTAGCTGGGCGTGGTATCGATATTAAAGATGTTAGTATGGTTATTAATTACGATATGGCGAAAACGATTGAAGATTATACACATCGTATCGGTCGTACCGGGCGTGCTGGTAAAACTGGTATTGCTATCAGTTTTTGCACGAAAGATGATTCGCAATTGTTCTATGATCTACGTTTAATGTTACAAGCAAGTCCTGTTTCTACATGTCCATCAGAGCTATTAAATCATCCTGAGGCACAGCATCGTCCAGGTGCAGCACCGCCACAACCAAAAAAACGCAGGGATGAGAAAATATTTGCTTAA